A genomic segment from Andrena cerasifolii isolate SP2316 chromosome 7, iyAndCera1_principal, whole genome shotgun sequence encodes:
- the LOC143371622 gene encoding uncharacterized protein LOC143371622 isoform X4: MSDRAHAKARRIREIRWLGLTGRLLRGGIHFSRFPRTMSPRGSKCTRVNKVAAKERPVRGHHHRPGSDEAASAVQEPPATATSPSGRAATRTMTTATKIATTATATTRTSKSAVAACEGRSSWASRMREPLESGLEPRENGTLVQRWPAKQRRRDRINAASRDRPADVSQGDGTVSSSTSLSSPAHSSASSTDVSFRSSTSPPPTVSSPAYSTSSTSTSAISQEKLAEENVQPAGEKKDPYSCRYTGDQDRIRKRKQERQCSIRARDAKDPVPEALSIVTAVAASTTCASTSSTLSSPSPFSSSASTTSEKVKEQPAPSNVANCPTVPHTSAIENLRSALESYDRSRIYLAHVSFLDWRDLPGRWRATTATAGDAEKVWVVGAADHEGHHRTRLLVTGRHWRPRCLRRVNMLNQPVIYAGGGRGSLTVELFLWWFHREFAMTAMAMHPDGAVLVAESADYLPAEADCVAADGLVRLFVVPKDCLEMRIVSRELRVRLATGVLSRASYGVYRQISNTVTETDYLNEYLRKFTLKEAFADLHRAWLSVRSETFARSWILSRDCEEAAIGCSVPTLSSRLHASFDQEEDRMLLIELQNLAREVGLEVGDEELSKWILDEESDLARCVRKQELEEDHCRVKIEAEEKWADYESGEEEQEEEEDEPTAEETVGLLSRVLTWMEREPLDPGLLLAVRSMRDTAALMASKMGLAGTHPSGLPFFCPNGDHLTQPPPAHMGIPPYGTLDAGKAAAAAGEYWSSTTPGQPPPNHPEHWKRLLTAAASTGLTRAPMYPFSTGQYPYPMLSPEMTQVAASWHTPSMYPISPASAGFRSPYPTSLPITSSSLPSDLYRFSPTGLMPPHPGLSPHAHALTSHALVPSTTKTDHSSLDHNHRSTVDQKNSTSLVAPDSGKNVDSAQQNNQDKKKPHIKKPLNAFMLYMKEMRAKVVAECTLKESAAINQILGRRWHSLSREEQARYYEAARQERHLHQQRYPGWSARDNYGYGSKKKKRKKERSADPTGGNNMKKCRARYGLDQQSQWCKPCSPVEHGAGMGIHASIIHHGVGSSAGAGVGAGGGGGTVGAATAPPNTNTASNASSPQQEPTYVNL; encoded by the exons ATGAGCGATCGCGCGCACGCGAAGGCTCGCCGAATCCGTGAGATTCGCTGGCTCGGGCTGACCGGGAGGTTGCTACGTGGCGGGATCCATTTCAGCCGATTTCCAAGGACAATGTCTCCTCGTGGCAGCAAGTGCACGCGTGTCAACAAAGTGGCTGCTAAGGAGAGACCTGTGCGCGGCCATCATCATCGACCGGGCTCGGATGAGGCCGCGAGCGCCGTGCAAGAACCGCCGGCCACCGCCACTAGTCCGTCCGGCAGGGCGGCAACGAGAACGATGACAACGGCAACAAAGATAGCGACGACCGCGACGGCTACGACGAGAACGAGTAAGTCTGCGGTGGCAGCGTGCGAGGGTCGATCGTCGTGGGCGTCGCGCATGCGCGAGCCCCTGGAGAGTGGCCTCGAGCCCCGTGAAAACGGTACCCTGGTGCAACGATGGCCGGCGAAACAACGGCGCCGCGATCGGATTAACGCGGCCAGCAGGGATCGGCCCGCCGATGTCAGCCAAGGAGACGGTACAGTATCCTCTTCGACGTCGTTATCTTCGCCAGCTCACTCCTCGGCGTCTTCCACTGACGTGTCCTTTCGAAGCTCGACCTCCCCTCCACCGACCGTCTCGTCGCCCGCATACTCGACCTCGTCCACTTCCACGTCCGCGATCTCGCAGGAAAAACTCGCGGAGGAGAATGTTCAGCCGGCTGGCGAGAAAAAGGACCCGTACTCGTGCCGGTACACCGGCGACCAGGACAGGATCAGGAAGCGGAAGCAGGAAAGACAGTGCTCCATCAGGGCGCGCGATGCCAAAGACCCAGTACCGGAGGCACTATCGATTGTGACAGCGGTAGCGGCATCGACAACCTGTGCGTCCACTTCTTCCACGTTATCCTCACCCTCGCCGTTCTCCTCTTCCGCGTCCACAACCTCGGAGAAGGTGAAGGAACAGCCGGCCCCTTCGAACGTTGCCAATTGCCCGACCGTGCCGCACACATCCGCTATCGAGAACTTGAGGAGCGCCCTGGAGAGCTACGATCGCAGCAGAATTTACCTCGCACATGTGTCTTTCTTGGATTGGCGGGACCTGCCAGGACGATGGCGCGCCACTACCGCTACTGCTGGCGACGCGGAGAAGGTCTGGGTGGTGGGGGCTGCTGATCACGAGGGCCACCATCGGACGCGGCTGCTGGTAACCGGTCGTCATTGGCGACCGCGCTGCTTGAGACGAGTCAATATGCTGAATCAACCGGTCATCTACGCTGGTGGCGGTAGGGGTTCCCTGACCGTGGAGCTTTTTCTGTGGTGGTTCCACCGGGAGTTCGCAATGACAGCGATGGCCATGCATCCGGACGGTGCCGTGCTGGTGGCGGAGAGCGCCGACTACCTGCCGGCCGAGGCTGACTGCGTTGCCGCGGACGGCCTGGTCAGACTGTTCGTGGTGCCCAAAGATTGCCTGGAAATGAGAATCGTCAGCAGGGAACTGAGAGTGCGACTCGCCACTGGAGTTCTCTCCAGGGCTTCGTACGGTGTCTATCGTCAGATTTCGAACACCGTCACGGAGACTGATTACCTGAACGAGTATCTGAGGAAGTTCACCCTGAAGGAGGCTTTCGCTGACCTCCATCGAGCCTGGCTGAGCGTCAGGTCGGAGACCTTCGCCAGGAGTTGGATATTGTCGCGGGACTGCGAAGAGGCGGCGATAGGATGTAGCGTTCCAACCCTGTCCTCGCGGCTCCACGCGTCATTCGATCAGGAGGAGGACAGAATGCTGCTGATCGAGCTCCAAAACCTGGCCAGGGAAGTAGGTTTAGAGGTCGGCGACGAAGAGCTGAGCAAGTGGATACTTGACGAGGAGAGCGATCTGGCGCGTTGCGTAAGGAAGCAGGAGCTCGAAGAGGATCATTGCCGCGTGAAGATCGAGGCGGAAGAGAAGTGGGCCGATTACGAAAGCGGCgaggaggagcaggaggaggaagaagacgagCCCACCGCGGAGGAAACCGTTGGTCTGCTGTCGAGGGTGCTGACTTGGATGGAAAGAGAGCCTCTTGATCCAGGACTATTACTTGCTGTCAGATCGATGCGCGATACCGCCGCACTCATG GCAAGCAAAATGGGCCTAGCGGGGACGCATCCAAGCGGCTTGCCCTTCTTCTGTCCCAACGGGGACCACCTGACCCAACCGCCACCTGCCCATATGGGAATACCACCGTATGGGACGCTGGATGCGGGTAAAGCGGCCGCGGCGGCCGGTGAGTACTGGTCATCCACCACCCCTGGACAACCACCACCCAACCACCCCGAACATTGGAAACGTCTTCTCACTGCAGCAGCCTCCACAG GTCTGACGAGAGCGCCGATGTATCCCTTCTCCACGGGTCAATATCCGTACCCCATGCTTAGCCCGGAAATGACGCAAGTCGCCGCTTCCTG GCATACACCAAGCATGTATCCCATCTCCCCGGCAAGCGCTGGTTTCCGAAGTCCGTATCCCACGAGTTTGCCCATCACAAGTTCTAGTTTACCAAG TGATCTTTACCGGTTTTCGCCGACGGGTCTAATGCCCCCGCATCCTGGACTGAGTCCGCACGCACACGCGTTGACGTCTCACGCTCTAGTACCCTCGACGACGAAAACGGATCATTCCAGCTTGGATCACAATCATAG GTCTACGGTAGATCAGAAGAACTCCACGTCGTTGGTAGCGCCGGACAGCGGGAAGAACGTGGACTCCGCGCAGCAAAACAATCAAG ATAAAAAGAAACCCCACATAAAAAAGCCTTTGAACGCATTTATGCTATACATGAAGGAGATGAGGGCGAAGGTCGTGGCAGAGTGTACCTTAAAAGAAAGCGCTGCGATCAACCAAATATTGGGAAGACGA TGGCACTCGCTAAGCCGGGAGGAGCAGGCACGGTATTATGAGGCGGCCAGGCAGGAGCGCCATCTCCATCAGCAACGATACCCCGGCTGGAGTGCTAGGGATAACTACGGATACGgcagcaagaagaagaagaggaagaaagagcGCTCCGCAGATCCCACCGGAG